A window from Chrysemys picta bellii isolate R12L10 chromosome 2, ASM1138683v2, whole genome shotgun sequence encodes these proteins:
- the ZFPM2 gene encoding zinc finger protein ZFPM2 isoform X13 — protein sequence MTLTEGMYPARLLDSIQLLPQQAAMASILPTAIVNKDIFPCKSCGIWYRSERNLQAHLMYYCSGRQREGAQLSEENEDSAHQISSVCPFPQCTKSFSNARALEMHLNSHSGVKMEEFLLPGASLKCTVCNYTADSVINFHQHLFSHLTQAAFRCNHCHFGFQTQRELLQHQELHVSGNKLQRESDIEHSPGGTDEALQPATDLLNRNEVPQSQKSMQTKDASSDTELDKCEKKTPLFLPAQRPETQPTTNKQSFSYTKIKSEPSSPRLASSPVQPNIGPSFPMGPFLSQFAFPQDITVVPQASEILAKMSELVHRRLRHGSSSYPPVIYSPLMPKGATCFECNITFNNLDNYLVHKKHYCSSRWQQMAKSPDFSSISEKIPEAVSPNNGQSSINILNTAPHTSDAENQLLQTSCINSSTVLDLIGPNSKGHEKDFSAQTKKLSAATSNDEKMNGKPADVKNPNAPLVEGESDPNKTTCEACNITFSRHETYMVHKQYYCATRHDPPLKRSASSKVPAMQRTMRTRKRRKMYEMCLPEQEQRPQLVQQRFLEVANLGNPCTSTQESTDGLGECYHPRCDIFPGIVSKHLETSLSINKCIPVSKCDTPHSTVSCLEMDVPIDLSKKCLSQSDRTSTSPKRLLDYHECTVCKISFNKVENYLAHKQNFCPVTAHQRNDMGQLESKVFQNPESERNSPDVSYERSIIKCEKNGNSKQSSPNGNLFSTHLATLQGLKVFSEAAQLIATKEENKHLFLPQCLYPGAIKKAKGADQLSPYYGIKPSDYISGSLVIHNTDLDQSTNTEGESPKGQIPSNGCAVQKKESLPLLPKNRGMVIVNGGLKQEERPATNQQQENISQNPQHEDGHKSPSWISENPLATNENVSPAIPTAEEQLSSIAKGVNGSTQAPTSGKYCRLCDIQFNNLSNFITHKKFYCSSHAAEHVK from the exons AAGATATATTCCCTTGCAAATCCTGTGGCATTTGGTATCGAAGTGAGCGGAATTTGCAGGCCCATCTCATGTACTACTGCAGTGGGAGGCAAAGAGAGGGAGCTCAGCTGTCAGAGGAGAATGAAGATAGTGCTCATCAGATATCCAGTGTCTGCCCCTTTCCACAGTGCACCAAAAGTTTTTCTAATGCAAGAGCTCTGGAAATGCACCTAAATTCTCACAGTG GAGTGAAAATGGAAGAATTTCTCCTGCCTGGTGCTAGTCTGAAATGCACAGTTTGTAACTACACTGCAGACTCAGTGATTAACTTTCATCAGCACCTGTTTTCACATCTCACTCAAGCTGCCTTTAGATGCAATCACTGCCATTTTGGGTTCCAAACTCAGAGGGAGCTACTGCAGCACCAAGAGCTACATGTCTCTGGCAACAAGCTGCAGAGAGAAAGTGACATTGAGCACTCTCCAGGTGGTACTGATGAAGCTCTACAGCCAGCAACAGACCTTTTGAACAGAAATGAAGTTCCCCAGAGCCAAAAGTCCATGCAGACTAAGGATGCAAGTTCGGACACTGAGCTTGACAAATGTGAAAAAAAGACTCCACTTTTCCTTCCAGCCCAGAGGCCAGAAACACAGCCTACAACAAATAAACAAAGTTTTTCATACACTAAAATAAAATCTGAACCATCTAGCCCAAGACTTGCCTCCTCCCCAGTTCAGCCTAATATTGGCCCTTCTTTTCCTATGGGACCTTTTCTCTCTCAGTTTGCTTTTCCCCAGGACATCACAGTGGTTCCTCAGGCTTCAGAGATCTTAGCCAAAATGTCTGAACTGGTCCATCGAAGACTGAGGCATGGCAGTAGCAGTTATCCTCCTGTAATTTACAGTCCATTGATGCCAAAAGGGGCTACTTGCTTTGAGTGTAACATAACATTCAACAATTTGGACAACTACTTGGTACATAAAAAGCATTACTGCAGCAGCCGATGGCAGCAGATGGCAAAGTCACCAGATTTTTCCAGCATTTCTGAAAAAATACCTGAGGCTGTAAGTCCCAATAATGGCCAAAGTTCTATAAACATTCTGAATACTGCTCCTCACACTTCCGATGCAGAGAATCAACTTCTTCAGACGTCTTGCATCAACTCCTCTACTGTCTTAGATTTGATTGGGCCAAATAGTAAAGGTCATGAAAAAGACTTTTCGGCACAGACTAAGAAGCTTTCAGCTGCAACCAGCAATGATGAGAAAATGAATGGAAAACCTGCTGATGTGAAGAACCCCAATGCTCCTTTAGTAGAAGGAGAAAGTGATCCCAACAAAACCACATGTGAAGCTTGCAATATTACTTTCAGCAGACATGAAACATACATGGTCCACAAACAGTATTATTGTGCCACACGCCACGATCCTCCACTGAAGAGATCTGCTTCCAGCAAAGTGCCTGCTATGCAGAGAACAATGCGTACACGTAAACGAAGGAAGATGTATGAGATGTGCCTACCAGAGCAGGAGCAAAGGCCACAGCTGGTTCAACAACGGTTTCTTGAAGTGGCTAATCTTGGCAACCCTTGCACATCCACTCAAGAATCAACAGACGGTCTTGGAGAATGTTATCATCCTCGGTGTGATATCTTTCCAGGAATAGTCTCAAAGCATCTAGAAACGTCGTTGTCCATTAACAAATGTATTCCAGTTTCAAAGTGTGACACTCCACACTCCACAGTTTCTTGCTTGGAGATGGATGTACCCATAGATCTCAGCAAAAAATGTTTATCACAGTCAGACAGGACATCCACCTCTCCAAAAAGGCTGCTAGACTACCATGAGTGCACAGTTTGCAAGATCAGTTTTAACAAGGTAGAGAACTATCTTGCCCATAAGCAAAATTTTTGCCCTGTCACTGCACATCAGCGTAATGACATGGGACAGCTTGAGAGCAAAGTATTTCAAAACCCAGAAAGTGAACGAAACAGTCCTGATGTCAGTTATGAAAGAAGCATAATCAAATGTGAGAAAAATGGAAACTCGAAACAGTCTTCTCCCAATGGAAACTTGTTTTCTACACACTTAGCAACTCTTCAAGGACTTAAAGTCTTTAGTGAAGCAGCCCAGCTTATTgctacaaaagaagaaaacaaacatttgtttCTTCCACAATGCCTTTACCCTGGAGCAATAAAGAAAGCTAAAGGAGCAGATCAGCTTTCTCCATATTATGGAATAAAGCCAAGTGATTACATTTCTGGTTCTCTTGTCATTCATAACACTGATTTAGATCAAAGCACAAATACAGAAGGTGAATCTCCTAAAGGCCAGATACCTTCAAACGGGTGTGCTGTGCAGAAGAAAGAGTCTCTTCCATTATTGCCAAAAAACAGAGGCATGGTAATAGTTAATGGTGGACTAAAACAGGAGGAAAGGCCTGCAACAAACCAACAACAAGAGAACATTTCCCAGAATCCTCAACATGAAGATGGGCACAAGTCTCCCTCTTGGATTTCTGAGAATCCTTTAGCTACAAACGAAAATGTCTCTCCAGCTATTCCTACAGCGGAGGAACAGTTGTCTAGTATAGCAAAAGGTGTGAATGGTTCCACCCAAGCCCCAACCAGTGGGAAATATTGCCGACTGTGTGACATCCAGTTCAACAACCTTTCAAACTTTATAACTCACAAGAAGTTTTATTGCTCGTCACATGCAGCGGAACATGTCAAATGA